From Pseudomonas sp. LS1212, the proteins below share one genomic window:
- the gabD gene encoding NADP-dependent succinate-semialdehyde dehydrogenase, whose amino-acid sequence MQLKDAQLFRQQAYIDGVWLDADNGQTIKVNNPATGEIIGTVPKMGAAETRRAIEAADKALPAWRALTAKERAGKLRRWYELMIEHQDDLARLMTTEQGKPLAEAKGEIVYAASFIEWFAEEAKRVYGDTIPGHQPDKRLIVIKQPIGVTAAITPWNFPAAMITRKAGPALAAGCTMVLKPASQTPYSALALVELAHRAGIPQGVLSVVTGSAGDIGSELTGNPIVRKLSFTGSTEIGRQLMAECAKDIKKISLELGGNAPFIVFDDADLDKAVEGAIISKYRNNGQTCVCANRIYVQDGVYDVFAEKLKAAVAKLKIGNGLEDGTTTGPLIDEKAVAKVKEHIADAVSKGAQVLAGGNTIEGNFFEPTILVNVPKSAAVAKEETFGPLAPLFRFKDEAEVIAMSNDTEFGLASYFYARDMSRVFRVAEALEYGMVGINTGLISNEVAPFGGIKASGLGREGSKYGIEDYLEIKYLCISV is encoded by the coding sequence ATGCAGCTTAAAGACGCCCAGTTGTTCCGCCAGCAAGCCTATATAGATGGCGTGTGGTTGGATGCGGACAACGGTCAAACCATCAAGGTGAACAACCCGGCAACGGGCGAAATCATCGGCACCGTGCCGAAAATGGGCGCTGCCGAAACCCGTCGTGCCATCGAAGCTGCCGACAAGGCGCTGCCGGCCTGGCGTGCCCTGACCGCCAAGGAACGCGCGGGCAAGCTGCGTCGCTGGTACGAACTGATGATCGAGCACCAGGACGACCTGGCTCGCCTGATGACCACCGAACAAGGCAAGCCACTGGCCGAAGCCAAGGGCGAGATCGTTTACGCCGCGTCCTTCATCGAGTGGTTCGCTGAAGAAGCCAAGCGCGTTTACGGCGACACCATTCCTGGCCACCAGCCAGACAAGCGCCTGATCGTGATCAAGCAGCCGATCGGCGTAACCGCGGCCATTACTCCGTGGAACTTCCCGGCAGCCATGATCACCCGTAAAGCCGGCCCGGCCCTGGCGGCTGGTTGCACCATGGTGCTCAAGCCTGCTTCGCAAACTCCGTACTCGGCCTTGGCCCTGGTTGAGCTGGCGCACCGTGCCGGCATTCCGCAAGGTGTGCTGAGTGTTGTCACCGGCAGCGCCGGCGATATCGGCAGCGAGCTGACCGGCAACCCGATCGTACGCAAGCTGTCCTTCACCGGCTCGACCGAAATCGGTCGTCAGCTGATGGCCGAGTGCGCCAAGGACATCAAGAAAATTTCTCTGGAACTGGGTGGCAACGCGCCGTTCATCGTGTTCGACGACGCCGACCTGGATAAGGCCGTCGAAGGCGCGATCATTTCCAAGTACCGCAACAACGGCCAGACCTGCGTCTGCGCCAACCGTATCTACGTGCAGGACGGCGTCTACGACGTGTTCGCCGAGAAGCTGAAAGCTGCTGTGGCCAAGCTCAAGATCGGCAACGGCCTGGAAGACGGCACCACTACCGGCCCGCTGATCGACGAAAAAGCCGTGGCCAAGGTCAAGGAGCACATTGCCGACGCTGTCAGCAAAGGTGCACAGGTACTGGCCGGTGGTAATACCATCGAAGGCAACTTCTTCGAGCCGACCATTCTGGTCAACGTGCCGAAGAGCGCAGCCGTGGCCAAGGAAGAAACCTTCGGCCCACTGGCGCCACTGTTCCGTTTCAAAGATGAAGCCGAAGTGATCGCGATGTCCAACGACACCGAGTTCGGCCTGGCTTCGTACTTCTATGCTCGCGACATGAGCCGTGTATTCCGTGTGGCTGAAGCGCTGGAATACGGCATGGTCGGCATCAACACCGGCCTGATCTCCAACGAAGTCGCGCCTTTCGGCGGCATCAAGGCTTCGGGCCTGGGCCGTGAAGGTTCCAAGTACGGCATCGAAGACTACCTGGAAATCAAATACCTCTGCATCAGCGTGTAA
- a CDS encoding virulence RhuM family protein — protein sequence MKDNDLILYSTEDGLAQFTLREMDGQVWLTQLEMAELYQTSKQNIGKHIQAVIADGELAEVAVVNQKFTTAADGKDYLTLLYTLPMIIAVGYRVRSTRGTQFRQWATRTLSEYMLKGFVMDDARLKEPRWDYFDELLKRIRDIRASEKRFYQKVRDLFTLAEDYRANEQDTARLFAEVQNKLFFAVTGHTAAELIVRRADASAPNMNLLSFKGDRVRKADVVVAKNYLNAEELDQLNRLVSMFLDFAELRAQQRQHLQLADWRKYIDSFMAFNEQPLLRSAGSISHEQMKHVAHERYEQFDQSRRGIEAKEADARELAELERLEKRLRSNNKPS from the coding sequence ATGAAGGATAACGACCTCATTCTCTACAGCACGGAAGACGGCTTGGCGCAGTTCACCCTGCGTGAGATGGACGGCCAGGTGTGGCTCACGCAATTGGAAATGGCCGAGCTGTATCAGACCAGCAAGCAGAATATCGGCAAGCATATTCAAGCTGTCATCGCTGATGGGGAGCTGGCTGAAGTGGCAGTTGTAAACCAAAAGTTTACTACTGCCGCAGATGGCAAAGACTACCTGACCCTCCTCTACACCCTGCCCATGATCATTGCAGTGGGCTACCGGGTACGCTCGACTCGTGGCACCCAGTTTCGTCAGTGGGCCACCCGCACCTTGAGTGAGTACATGCTCAAGGGCTTCGTCATGGACGACGCCCGCCTGAAGGAGCCCCGCTGGGACTACTTTGATGAGCTGCTCAAACGCATCCGCGACATACGTGCCTCGGAGAAGCGCTTCTACCAGAAAGTACGTGATTTGTTCACGCTAGCGGAAGATTACAGGGCTAATGAACAGGACACGGCGCGCTTATTTGCCGAGGTGCAGAACAAGCTGTTCTTCGCCGTAACCGGTCACACTGCAGCCGAGCTGATCGTGCGCCGTGCTGATGCCAGCGCACCGAATATGAACCTGCTCAGTTTCAAGGGCGACCGGGTACGCAAGGCCGATGTGGTGGTTGCCAAGAACTACTTGAATGCCGAGGAGCTGGATCAGCTCAACCGTCTGGTCAGCATGTTCCTGGATTTCGCCGAACTGCGCGCCCAGCAGCGCCAGCATTTGCAATTGGCCGACTGGCGAAAGTACATCGACAGCTTCATGGCTTTCAACGAGCAGCCCTTGTTGCGCTCAGCCGGCAGCATCAGCCACGAGCAAATGAAGCATGTAGCCCATGAGCGTTATGAGCAGTTCGATCAGAGCCGCCGAGGTATTGAAGCAAAAGAGGCGGATGCCCGGGAGCTGGCAGAGCTTGAACGCCTGGAAAAACGCCTGCGTAGTAATAACAAGCCAAGCTGA